In Podospora pseudopauciseta strain CBS 411.78 chromosome 3, whole genome shotgun sequence, one genomic interval encodes:
- a CDS encoding hypothetical protein (COG:S; EggNog:ENOG503P2P2), with translation MRGPEPLWITVRAYRVWKNPDMDTIASFSGLHLRVVFDDNLPIEVSRPVIIKWVAEAAPKRLLDVQGTELRLVAREEAFTAAQIPKYAALSYCWGSTDDDARAQITLTQGSLVQHRLGIGFKRLPLSVQDAVAMTRALSLRYLWVDALCISQDDPADWDRQCVDMHKIYGNAFITLCAASSQSCRQRFLQPKPEHRILMPYRSSFAPFSGQYCLRLRGRSRY, from the exons ATGCGAGGGCCAGAGCCGCTCTGGATCACAGTTCGAGCATACCGCGTGTGGAAGAACCCTGATATGGATACGATTGCCAGCTTCAGCGGACTCCATTTGAGAGTTGTATTTGACGACAACCTTCCCATCGAGGTCTCTAGACCGGTTATTATCAAGTGGGTTGCGGAAGCCGCTCCGA AGAGGCTACTGGACGTACAGGGCACCGAGTTACGTTTGGTGGCACGCGAAGAAGCCTTCACGGCAGCACAGATTCCGAAGTACGCCGCTCTCAGTTACTGCTGGGGCTCGACAGATGATGATGCTCGCGCGCAAATCACACTGACGCAAGGAAGTCTCGTCCAGCACCGGCTTGGGATCGGGTTCAAAAGGCTACCTCTATCGGTGCAGGATGCGGTTGCCATGACCAGGGCCCTTTCCCTGCGCTACCTGTGGGTTGATGCACTTTGCATCTCGCAGGACGATCCAGCTGACTGGGACCGACAATGCGTGGATATGCACAAGATCTACGGCAACGCCTTTATCACCCTCTGCGCTGCTTCTTCACAGAGCTGTCGCCAGCGATTCCTCCAGCCTAAACCAGAGCATCGGATCTTGATGCCATACCGGTCATCCTTTGCGCCCTTTTCCGGGCAGTACTGCTTGCGACTGAGGGGTCGAAGCCGATATTGA
- the CHK1 gene encoding Chk1 protein kinase (EggNog:ENOG503NV7C; COG:T) produces the protein MDTAARLLDEQLESPARLFERLHQISGYVWDDSRPPFHSTYDNWHIYGTRFVSPFSSGGAVPTSPAPHNSPASQPGVVGFTLPPAHRPSSRDHRPSTSSQLSEVGSERSATSPPVIPPTGSDVPVIEEPVVARVSYHVLREERTFHIFKSLIAHTDSSAERERIVKPLDIIRLPALPGDRGAVIVTVYEDPGPNYLWDVLDLGPAFYYAKKHGDGWEPSRPGHTGHKLAPPISLQHFLDFAIGSAQSLEMIHHGQGTIHGEIRGDTFHYNVETNKVKLVCLGSGLRSFEHGLTSTGWSALSRELGAKHKLQYISPEQTGRMPAEPDTRTDIYSLGALFWSLLTQHPVFHGESPLDVVQGVLSRRIPSISTFRIDVPEVIGRIIQKCTAKNVNDRYYSASGLRHDLTWVKKLLGVGDLQALKDMKIGTNDVSSFFRLPSSMIGRERERAELLKVIDRVAKRHSLALNGAAAHRQSDGSNVSTEVDAADVSSDGASSAEGTNRFGTSVTNKDRRSSLYHSAVGVDSVGAYTEVNSSGAVRPPRPWDRQHSVSLKESVQSAEASTSEPSWRSAAVATNGTDSSAASISRPLGPAKYRKQGQCEIVMIEGAGGLGKTCLVQSVLVDARRMGYCATAKFDTARRTAYGPLIKLLSSLFRQVWGERNTDTPFHQALKQSVRPTWPTLHKVLGLPEHMLPRLDTPLGRSSSSPQPPKSNNLRRRPSSPEFSGASSKLGASSASSSAQSTQEFLRGGSTTKVNRLANIFLDVLRLFTRHKFICFCLDDLHYADDESLELITQIVNAKLQMVLIITYRPDEMSPEKLYTITNPPKSEDHLRACYPITTKITLEPLSEEEIREYVSTTLSLPKDQVVSLALVLQSKTAGNPFYMREMLSAGHRKKCIWYDYTEGRWKFDLDRLFEHFRGEQDYDVLDTAFITRRLGELPQESRSILAWAALIGQTFSLDLIEKLMEGEFYYTDDNQDGSDDCAILPHGKQDIFAGLEAAIQAYIIIPGDRDDQFRFAHDRYIQAASALRECNSLKMHFVIARTLLAHFPKFQENTASHICESIEVIKMRISERAPFRKVLMERAGEAVESGARPTAAKYYSNALALLQSDPWNDDAPDVSYEETLQLHRRAAECFLYMGRPPSANMLLQTMIENARSPLDKTPAWVLQSRIFAQSGDSVQALTSLRQCLRAFGVNVDECPTMKKCDEQFEKLSVKIQNMDRQDVMNPLASSDPPPESLVSLGAVLAETTSAGWWSDCVVFYQLALLMVETHFTKGRYPQSGMAFLHMSMIALSRFNMVDFAQSLASICFDLLQKSSDPFSLVRGYMIYANFIGNIQDLTGATVEQLEANVLAAAPLGDRVSVILSFGLLALLKFFASQDCAELEVYCQFACEDIPSWHLDTKGGTLLISVRQLCRALQGKTRASQPLEVMNDDQHDASTYKNWLNTHTNNGGRSLLLYETMEIVPLFLYGHYGRAIEIGKACLEQAELLWSARNTRLAMFFYGLALAGTVLREQQDPREPPKGDPKVRRDEAIRKVEELNRKIKDWKAVHNVNYLAWSKLLDAQVSEMLGNHGIAIRQYEEALDHASEHGFVFEEALGNYLMANIFIRNAARRSARSALRDAVSLYRQFGATGIADLIETEHSILLHGPAGNLRTCDAGVQTDFFGDTASVQYRGVDTEESQQSTRAAVAALKGERMMAWRGSMQPEAGAGLPALDMIDLHGILTSSQAISSVLRVDELLRTMCSVILQACSGSATFAAIIVQDEGSVDWCVAASGDSENGATAHIPGIPLSGTDLVPENVILYCTRLREKVFLQDLVNDERFGNVSDQWLRKNPNSKAVIAVPIRHGNSKPLLGVLYLEGLPGSFTDRNVTVLELLVGQISISYSNALSMKSVERVSAENISMVELQKQALATAIEAEAKAKNAEAEAIRNVKLAEEATKAKSIFLANVSHELRTPLNGVIGNSELLRDSGLNREQMEMADSIRVSADLLLTVINDILDFSRMEADKMKLYIIAFNPEEMVREVVRAVSYSNREKTSKKNVKIVQDINLPPMLIYGDPIRLHQVLGNLIGNSLKFTEDGSITIGARIDEETLDKATLTFWVKDTGIGISQQHLENLFQPFSQADASTARKYGGSGLGLSICKSLIETMMEGTIQLESEENVGTTAWFTVTFEKAKPEVVAGDEQALANGDDGLLPVESAYRQQQSNSENPSDSITLTGGFQPSSSHPPLPPAPPNLTQIPKDELRICIAEDNAINAKIAMQYMQRLGYPNVDTYENGLKAVEGLREKAKEGRPYHIILMDVQMPVLDGYEATKLLRTDELESVRKVLVIAMTASAIQGDREKCLAAGMNDYLAKPVRGEVLKRKLEAYLGAGGTTPASGGPVNVASAAVGGVVGNGVEKKKVAGGEVEGEKTVEVDGERDKTEVKGKGDERDKGGGGGH, from the coding sequence ATGGATACCGCCGCGAGGCTGCTCGACGAGCAGCTCGAGTCTCCGGCCCGCCTCTTCGAGAGGCTGCATCAGATTTCTGGCTATGTTTGGGACGACTCAAGGCCACCATTTCATTCAACCTACGATAATTGGCACATATATGGGACGAGATTTGTTTCGCCGTTTTCCAGCGGGGGGGCTGTTCCGACATCACCGGCGCCTCATAACAGTCCAGCAAGCCAGCCGGGCGTTGTTGGTTTCACCCTACCTCCCGCGCATCGACCGTCCTCCCGCGACCACCGCCCATCGACATCGTCTCAGCTTAGCGAAGTCGGCAGCGAACGTTCCgccacctctcccccagTAATCCCGCCCACTGGGTCCGATGTCCCGGTGATAGAAGAGCCGGTAGTGGCTCGGGTGTCATATCACGTACTACGAGAGGAGAGGACTTTTCATATTTTTAAAAGCTTGATCGCACACACCGATTCGAGTGCCGAACGCGAACGGATAGTAAAACCGCTCGACATAATTCGACTTCCAGCTTTACCAGGAGATAGAGGGGCCGTCATTGTCACAGTCTATGAGGATCCCGGGCCCAACTACCTGTGGGATGTCTTGGATTTAGGACCTGCTTTTTATTATGCGAAGAAGCATGGAGATGGGTGGGAGCCTTCCCGTCCTGGGCACACTGGGCACAAACTAGCCCCTCCCATCAGCTTACAGCACTTTTTGGATTTTGCCATTGGGTCGGCGCAAAGTCTGGAAATGATCCATCATGGGCAAGGCACGATCCACGGCGAAATACGTGGCGACACATTCCACTATAATGTCGAAACAAATAAGGTGAAGCTGGTGTGCCTTGGCTCAGGATTGAGATCATTTGAGCATGGACTCACCAGCACCGGTTGGTCGGCCTTATCAAGAGAACTAGGCGCAAAGCACAAGCTGCAATACATCAGTCCCGAGCAAACCGGACGGATGCCGGCCGAACCGGATACCCGGACAGACATATACTCGTTAGGTGCTCTGTTCTGGAGCCTTCTTACCCAACATCCCGTATTTCACGGAGAATCCCCCCTCGACGTTGTACAAGGCGTGCTCAGTCGCAGGATACCCAGCATTTCAACATTCCGAATAGATGTCCCCGAGGTGATTGGGCGTATCATCCAGAAGTGCACCGCAAAAAATGTTAATGACAGGTACTATTCCGCCAGCGGTCTTCGGCATGACCTGACCTGGGTGAAGAAGTTGCTTGGGGTGGGAGATTTACAAGCTTTGAAGGACATGAAAATTGGCACCAACGACGTCTCGTCCTTTTTTAGACTGCCATCATCGATGATTGGACGGGAGCGGGAACGGGCCGAGCTCCTCAAAGTAATCGATAGAGTGGCCAAGAGACACAGTCTGGCTCTGAATGGTGCTGCCGCACATCGCCAGTCTGATGGCTCTAACGTATCGACCGAGGTGGACGCTGCCGATGTTTCGAGTGATGGAGCCAGCTCTGCCGAAGGGACGAACCGCTTTGGGACCTCAGTTACAAACAAGGATCGACGGAGCAGTCTTTATCACTCTGCTGTGGGCGTCGATTCCGTGGGCGCCTACACAGAGGTCAACTCGTCTGGGGCCGTGAGACCACCCCGGCCGTGGGATCGGCAACACAGCGTGTCTCTAAAAGAATCGGTCCAGAGCGCGGAAGCAAGCACGTCAGAACCTTCCTGGCGGAGTGCCGCGGTGGCAACCAACGGGACCGACTCTTCAGCGGCTAGCATATCCCGACCACTCGGCCCTGCAAAATATCGGAAGCAAGGCCAGTGTGAGATTGTGATGATCGAAGGTGCAGGTGGGCTCGGCAAGACCTGTCTGGTTCAGTCCGTTCTGGTGGATGCCCGCAGAATGGGCTATTGCGCAACAGCCAAGTTTGACACTGCAAGGAGGACAGCCTACGGGCCCCTCATCAAGCTGTTGTCTTCCCTTTTCCGCCAAGTctggggggagaggaacACAGATACCCCGTTTCATCAGGCTTTGAAGCAATCCGTCCGTCCCACATGGCCCACATTGCACAAGGTGCTAGGGCTTCCTGAGCATATGCTCCCACGTCTAGATACGCCCCTTGGGAGATCATCTTCCAGTCCTCAGCCTCCGAAATCTAACAACTTGAGGAGGCGACCTTCTTCGCCAGAATTCTCTGGCGCTTCTTCAAAACTGGGAGCTTCctcggcttcttcctcggcccAAAGCACCCAAGAATTCCTTCGAGGCGGCTCAACTACCAAAGTAAACCGTCTCGCCAACATCTTCCTCGACGTTTTGCGACTATTCACACGCCACAAGTTTATCTGTTTCTGTTTGGACGACCTTCACTATGCGGACGACGAGAGTTTGGAGCTCATCACGCAGATTGTCAATGCCAAACTGCAGATGGTGCTCATAATCACTTACCGTCCAGACGAAATGTCTCCCGAGAAGCTATATACAATAACAAATCCGCCAAAGTCCGAGGATCACCTTCGGGCTTGTTACCCCATAACCACCAAAATCACGCTGGAGCCACTTAGCGAGGAAGAAATTCGAGAATATGTCTCCACAACGCTCTCGTTACCTAAAGATCAGGTCGTCTCGCTAGCTCTCGTTCTCCAGTCAAAAACAGCAGGAAACCCCTTTTATATGAGGGAAATGCTCAGTGCTGGTCACCGCAAGAAGTGTATCTGGTATGACTACACTGAGGGCCGGTGGAAGTTTGACCTGGATCGGCTGTTTGAGCACTTCCGTGGGGAGCAAGACTACGACGTGCTTGATACAGCATTTATTACCCGTCGTCTGGGAGAGCTACCACAGGAATCGAGATCAATCCTGGCCTGGGCTGCTCTCATTGGGCAGACGTTTTCCCTCGATCTTATCGAAAAGTTGATGGAAGGCGAGTTCTACTATACCGACGACAACCAAGACGGGAGTGATGACTGCGCCATCCTTCCGCATGGGAAGCAGGACATCTTTGCAGGGCTGGAAGCTGCCATCCAGGCgtacatcatcatcccaggAGACCGGGATGACCAGTTCCGCTTCGCTCACGACAGATATATCCAGGCTGCGTCTGCGCTCAGAGAGTGTAACTCGCTCAAGATGCACTTCGTCATTGCTCGCACGCTCCTCGCGCATTTCCCCAAATTCCAAGAAAACACGGCTTCCCATATTTGCGAATCAATCGAAGTCATCAAAATGCGAATATCGGAAAGGGCACCGTTCCGAAAGGTCTTGATGGAGCGGGCAGGAGAGGCGGTCGAGAGCGGCGCGCGACCCACAGCGGCAAAGTATTACAGCAATGCTCTAGCCCTGCTGCAGTCGGACCCATGGAATGACGATGCGCCGGATGTGTCGTACGAGGAAACACTCCAGCTACATCGTCGGGCTGCTGAGTGCTTTTTGTACATGGGCCGTCCCCCCTCGGCAAACATGCTTCTGCAGACAATGATTGAGAACGCAAGGTCACCGCTTGACAAGACTCCTGCTTGGGTGCTGCAGTCGAGAATTTTTGCTCAGAGCGGTGACTCTGTCCAGGCCTTGACGTCGTTGCGGCAGTGTTTGCGGGCGTTTGGCGTCAATGTGGACGAATGTCCCACCATGAAGAAATGCGACGAGCAGTTTGAGAAGCTGTCAGTCAAGATTCAAAATATGGACCGTCAAGACGTCATGAATCCACTAGCGTCAAGCGATCCTCCACCCGAATCTCTGGTATCCCTAGGAGCCGTGTTGGCCGAGACAACAAGTGCTGGCTGGTGGAGCGATTGCGTCGTGTTCTACCAGCTTGCCCTGTTGATGGTCGAGACTCACTTTACCAAGGGTCGCTATCCGCAGTCGGGCATGGCGTTTTTGCACATGTCCATGATTGCACTCTCTCGGTTCAACATGGTAGATTTTGCGCAATCTCTGGCGAGCATCTGTTTTGATTTATTACAAAAATCATCGGACCCATTTTCCTTGGTCCGGGGCTACATGATCTACGCCAATTTCATCGGCAACATTCAAGACCTCACCGGGGCCACTGTGGAGCAGCTGGAAGCCAACGTGCTGGCGGCAGCTCCCTTGGGAGATAGAGTCTCCGTCATTCTTAGCTTTGGGCTTCTTGCTCTGCTCAAGTTCTTTGCCAGTCAGGACTGTGCCGAACTCGAGGTTTACTGCCAGTTTGCCTGCGAAGACATCCCCAGCTGGCACCTCGACACAAAGGGCGGCACGCTTCTGATAAGTGTACGCCAGCTTTGCCGCGCTCTGCAGGGAAAAACCCGAGCATCTCAACCGCTTGAGGTTATGAACGATGATCAGCACGACGCTTCGACCTACAAGAACTGGCTGAATACGCACACCAACAATGGCGGCAGGTCGCTCCTACTCTACGAGACAATGGAGATCGTACCGCTCTTCCTCTACGGACACTACGGGCGAGCCATCGAAATTGGAAAGGCGTGCTTGGAACAGGCGGAACTTTTGTGGTCCGCTCGAAACACCAGGCTAGCCATGTTCTTTTACGGCTTGGCTCTGGCCGGTACGGTGCTCCGGGAACAGCAGGACCCTCGCGAGCCACCAAAAGGGGACCCCAAGGTTCGACGTGATGAGGCGATTCGCAAGGTGGAAGAGCTCAACCGGAAGATCAAGGATTGGAAGGCTGTTCACAATGTCAACTATCTTGCCTGGTCTAAGCTCCTTGATGCTCAGGTCTCGGAGATGCTGGGCAATCATGGGATAGCCATTCGGCAATACGAGGAGGCGCTCGACCACGCGTCAGAGCATGGTTTTGTGTTTGAGGAGGCACTTGGAAACTACCTGATGGCCAACATCTTCATTAGGAATGCTGCGAGGCGGTCGGCCAGGTCAGCCCTTCGAGATGCTGTTAGTCTGTACCGCCAGTTTGGTGCTACGGGCATTGCGGATCTCATTGAGACTGAGCACAGTATTCTTCTACATGGGCCGGCTGGCAACCTTCGAACGTGTGATGCCGGGGTTCAGACGGACTTCTTCGGCGATACAGCGTCGGTTCAGTACCGTGGTGTCGACACTGAGGAGTCGCAGCAGTCGACGCgtgcggcggtggcggcgctCAAGGGGGAGCGGATGATGGCGTGGAGAGGGTCCATGCAGCCAGAGGCGGGGGCCGGTCTGCCTGCGCTTGATATGATCGATCTACATGGCATTCTCACATCTTCGCAGGCCATCTCTTCGGTGTTGAGGGTTGATGAGCTTCTCCGGACTATGTGCTCTGTGATCTTGCAGGCTTGCAGCGGGTCTGCGACGTTTGCTGCTATTATTGTTCAGGATGAGGGCAGTGTAGATTGGTGCGTGGCTGCAAGTGGCGATTCAGAGAATGGTGCTACGGCTCATATTCCGGGTATTCCGCTCAGCGGCACCGATCTTGTGCCTGAGAACGTTATATTGTACTGCACTCGACTGCGAGAGAAGGTCTTCCTCCAGGATTTGGTCAATGACGAGAGGTTTGGCAACGTCAGCGACCAGTGGCTACGCAAGAACCCAAACAGTAAGGCTGTCATTGCTGTTCCTATTCGTCATGGGAATAGCAAGCCTCTGTTGGGGGTGCTCTATCTCGAAGGCCTCCCTGGATCGTTCACAGATCGCAACGTTACTGTGCTGGAGCTTCTTGTCGGACAAATTAGCATCAGCTACTCCAATGCCTTGTCCATGAAGTCTGTGGAGAGGGTCTCGGCTGAGAATATCTCCATGGTTGAGCTGCAGAAACAGGCTTTGGCGACAGCGATCGAGGCtgaggccaaggccaagaatGCTGAAGCAGAGGCCATTCGCAATGTCAAGCTTGCTGAGGAAGCCACAAAGGCCAAGTCAATATTCCTTGCCAACGTCTCGCACGAGCTGCGCACGCCACTCAATGGTGTCATTGGCAACTCGGAACTTCTTCGTGACAGCGGCCTCAACAGAGAGCAGATGGAGATGGCGGATTCCATCAGAGTATCGGCAGATTTATTGCTCACTGTTATCAACGACATCCTCGACTTTTCACGCATGGAAGCGGACAAGATGAAGCTGTACATTATCGCCTTCAACCCGGAGGAGATGGTCCGAGAGGTGGTACGAGCAGTCTCTTACAGCAACCGGGAGAAGACGTCCAAAAAGAACGTTAAGATTGTCCAAGACATCAATCTCCCGCCTATGCTCATCTACGGAGACCCGATACGTCTGCACCAAGTACTCGGCAACCTGATAGGAAACAGTTTGAAGTTCACCGAGGACGGgtccatcaccatcggcgCTCGGATCGACGAGGAGACTCTTGACAAGGCCACCTTGACGTTCTGGGTCAAGGACACGGGCATTGGTATCTCCCAGCAGCACCTCGAAAACCTGTTCCAGCCCTTCAGCCAAGCAGACGCCAGCACAGCGAGAAAGTATGGCGGTAGCGGTCTTGGGTTGAGTATCTGTAAATCCTTGATCGAGACGATGATGGAAGGCACGATCCAGCTCGAAAGCGAAGAAAACGTCGGCACCACGGCCTGGTTCACGGTTACTTTTGAAAAAGCCAAGccagaggtggtggcgggcGACGAGCAAGCTCTTGCCAATGGTGACGACGGCCTGCTCCCGGTTGAATCCGCCTACCGGCAACAACAATCAAACTCTGAAAACCCGTCCGACAGCATCACACTGACAGGCGGTTTCcaaccttcctcctcccaccctccACTGCCCCCGGCCCCGCCAAACCTAACCCAGATCCCTAAAGATGAGCTGAGGATCTGCATAGCGGAAGACAACGCCATCAACGCCAAGATTGCGATGCAGTACATGCAACGCTTGGGTTACCCAAACGTGGACACGTATGAGAACGGCCtcaaggcggtggaggggttgagggagaaggcgaaggaggGGAGGCCGTATCACATCATCCTGATGGACGTGCAGATGCCTGTGCTGGACGGGTACGAGGCGACGAAGCTGCTGAGGACGGATGAGCTGGAGAGCGTGAGGAAGGTGCTGGTCATTGCGATGACGGCGAGCGCGATCCAGGGGGATAGGGAGAAGTGTCTGGCAGCGGGGATGAATGATTACTTGGCGAAGCCGGTCCGGGGGGAGGTGCTGAAACGGAAGCTGGAGGCTTACcttggggcgggggggacTACGCCTGCTAGCGGGGGGCCTGTTAATGTTGCTTCTGCTGCGGTTGGCGGTGTAGTGGGGAATggggttgagaagaagaaggttgcggggggtgaggtggagggtgagaAAACtgtggaggttgatggtgagcGAGATAAGACCGAGGtaaaggggaagggggatgagagggataagggcggtggtggtgggcattGA
- a CDS encoding hypothetical protein (COG:S; EggNog:ENOG503P2P2), protein MNASYSSYEAEIWQRNDAVFNLYQPRGGHTQSEVLDNWLELIQAYSKILPESFTDRSDFLPTISGLAGSYQRYLKASKGVVDAFLDPEKDYIAGYWRQDIPRSILWHLVTNPTATPTLPNYINSLHYQSHELHLPSWSQISRGCTHSILNNKQCGIYPHNPLNSNNDNFKPEMEILNTHNTTPLGEKNPFGAIRPNPHLHITTQVLDFATMPDNRRVFSVGSPIHHHHHRPRVSTEFELRYNLHPLCLVTLDFAPNHNNSHTNQRTLDDDDDDDVKSDLLRSRCQLALVGRYSSIDPLGLVLYPLLPPLPPPKTSGGGSPQHQHFYRVGLFVGPGPGDDMSRLYTEQPPASALFNSLAEERVIFLY, encoded by the coding sequence atGAATGCTTCCTACAGCAGTTACGAAGCAGAAATATGGCAGCGTAACGACGCTGTGTTTAACCTTTACCAACCCAGAGGCGGCCACACTCAGTCGGAAGTCTTGGATAACTGGTTGGAATTGATACAAGCCTACAGCAAAATCCTGCCCGAATCGTTCACAGACAGGAGTGATTTCCTTCCTACCATCTCAGGTCTGGCAGGCTCGTACCAACGATACCTAAAAGCAAGCAAAGGCGTTGTTGATGCTTTTCTCGACCCAGAGAAAGACTACATAGCCGGTTACTGGCGACAGGACATCCCGCGAAGCATCCTCTGGCACCtcgtcaccaaccccacaGCAACCCCAACGTTACCAAACTACATCAACTCTCTGCACTACCAATCTCACGAGCTTCACCTACCCTCGTGGAGCCAGATCTCCCGAGGATGCACCCACTCAATCTTGAACAACAAACAATGCGGGATATACCCGCACAATcccctcaacagcaacaacgacaactTCAAACCCGAAATGGAGATCctcaacacacacaacaccacccccctggGGGAGAAGAACCCCTTCGGCGCCATCCGACCAaacccccacctccacatcACAACCCAAGTCTTGGACTTTGCCACCATGCCAGACAATAGGCGGGTCTTCTCCGTCGGATCACcaattcaccaccaccaccaccgcccccgtGTCTCGACCGAGTTCGAGCTCCGATATAACCTACACCCGCTCTGTCTCGTTACGCTAGATTTTGcacccaaccacaacaacagtcACACGAACCAGAGGACactggacgacgacgacgacgacgacgtcaAATCtgacctcctccgctcccgTTGCCAGCTGGCCTTGGTGGGTCGGTATAGCAGCATTGACCCGCTTGGTCTGGTTTTATATCCTTTACTCCCaccattaccaccaccaaagacgagtggtggtggttccccacaacaccaacactTTTACCGAGTAGGTCTCTTCGTTGGGCCAGGACCAGGTGACGATATGTCGAGGCTATACACAGAGCAACCACCTGCTTCAGCCTTGTTCAACTctttggcggaggagagggtgatatTTCTGTATTGA
- a CDS encoding hypothetical protein (EggNog:ENOG503NUM6; COG:H), with protein sequence MADIKVDVLVIGAGPTGLGAAKRLNHINGPSWLILDANEKAGGLASTDVTPEGFLYDVGGHVIFSHYKYFDDCIDEALPKPDDWYTHQRISYVRYKGQWVPYPFQNNISMLPKEDQVKCIDGLIDAAMAARVATDKPKNFDEWILRTCGEGVADVFMRPYNYKVWAVPTTKMQCQWLGERVAAPDVKLVTRNVILNKTAGNWGPNATFRFPARDGTGGIWIAVSDTLPEKNKRYGEKGEVTKVDADKKVVTLKDGTTIGYDKLINTMAVDHLVEKMGSQELITLSKGLYYSSTHVIGVGIRGERPERIGDKCWLYFPEDNCPFYRATIFSNYSPYNQPQADVKLPTLYKADGSKADSSEAKPGPYWSIMLEVSQSTMKPVDEENILRDCIQGLINTEMIKPEDEIISTYHRKFDHGYPTPSLEREGVLKELLPKLQAQGIWSRGRFGSWRYEVGNQDHSFMLGVEAVDNIVSGAVELTLNYPDFVNSRANTERRLDQPFYSAGTPPKELPSRERA encoded by the exons ATGGCTGACAT TAAGGTCGACGTTCTCGTTATCGGTGCTGGCCCAACCGGTTTGGGTGCTGCTAAGCGTCTCAACCACATC AACGGTCCCTCGTGGCTGATCCTCGACGCCAACGAGAAGGCTGGCGGTCTTGCGTCTACCGATGTCACTCCTGAAGGCTTC CTCTACGATGTTGGTGGCCATGTCATCTTCTCTCACTACAAATACTTCGATGACTGCATCGACGAGGCCCTCCCAAAGCCAGACGACTGGTACACCCACCAGCGTATCTCATACGTTCGTTACAAGGGCCAATGGGTTCCCTACCCATTCCAGAACAACATCTCGATGCTTCCCAAGGAGGACCAGGTCAAGTGCATCGATGGCTTGATCGATGCCGCCATGGCTGCCCGCGTTGCCACCGATAAGCCCAAGAACTTTGACGAGTGGATTCTCCGGACGTGCGGTGAGGGCGTTGCCGACGTCTTCATGAGACCCTACAACTACAAGGTGTGGGCTgttcccaccaccaag ATGCAATGTCAGTGGCTCGGCGAGCGTGTCGCTGCCCCCGACGTTAAGCTGGTGACCCGCAACGTTATCCTCAACAAGACTGCCGGTAACTGGGGCCCCAACGCCACATTCCGCTTCCCCGCCAGAGATGGTACTGGTGGTATCTGGATCGCCGTTTCCGACACTCTGCCCGAGAAGAACAAGCGCTATGGCGAGAAGGGCGAGGTCACCAAGGTCGATGCCGACAAGAAGGTTGTCACCCTCAAGGACGGCACCACCATCGGCTACGACAAGCTGATCAACACCATGGCTGTTGACCACCTCGTTGAAAAGATGGGCAGCCAGGAGTTGATCACTCTCTCCAAGGGTCTCTACTACTCCTCCACCCACGTCATTGGTGTTGGTATCCGTGGCGAGCGCCCCGAGCGCATTGGCGACAAGTGCTGGTTGTACTTCCCCGAGGACAACTGCCCCTTTTACCGCGCCACCATTTTCTCCAACTACTCCCCATACAACCAGCCCCAGGCCGACGTCAAGCTGCCCACTCTCTACAAGGCCGATGGCAGCAAAGCTGACTCGAGCGAGGCCAAGCCCGGTCCATACTGGTCCATCATGTTGGAGGTTTCCCAGTCCACCATGAAGCCAGTCGATGAGGAGAACATCCTCAGGGACTGCATCCAAGGTCTCATCAACACGGAGATGATCAAGCCCGAGGACGAGATCATCTCCACCTACCACCGCAAGTTTGACCACGGTTACCCCACCCCATCGCTCGAGCGTGAAGGTGTTCTCAAGGAGCTCCTCCCCAAGCTCCAGGCCCAGGGCATCTGGTCTCGCGGTCGCTTCGGCAGCTGGAGATACGAGGTTGGCAACCAGGACCATTCCTTCATGCTCGGTGTGGAGGCGGTCGACAACATCGTCAGCGGTGCTGTCGAGTTGACCCTCAACTACCCCGACTTTGTCAACTCCCGCGCCAACACGGAGCGGAGACTTGACCAGCCCTTCTACAGCGCAGGGACACCCCCCAAGGAGCTTCCTTCCAGGGAACGGGCGTAA